One genomic region from Vibrio cyclitrophicus encodes:
- a CDS encoding pyridoxal phosphate-dependent class III aminotransferase — translation MNTFKGTFMTTAFEVDINSIANSFSTMVPILEGTHDLTPDAILLEQEQHESDVRSYPRRLPIAIKRACGVLVEDTRGQLFLDCLAGAGTLSLGYNHPEINQALKDQLDSGLPYQTLDITTQAKETFIKRVKAFLPQDFSDNSVLQFCGPSGADAVEAAIKLAKQTTSRNTMFAFRGAYHGMTNGTMGMMGNLGTKERRSGLMSDVHFMPFPYNLRCPFGIGGEAGANASIRYIERMLNDDESGIMKPAAMIVEPVQGEGGVIPAPASWLQGLRRICDEHGILLIFDEIQCGVGKTGHRFAFEESGINPDILCLSKAIGGGLPMSLLVFDKSIDTWKAGEHTGTFRGNQLAMVSGAKALEIIERDGLVEHANIAGQYLRHGLEKIQSRVNCIAEVRGKGLMLGAEIKQPNGELNKFGEPQSDGQLTLAIQRAALERGLMVEKGGRDGSVIRFLPPMIISFEQIDFALRVMEEAIIAAGGGLRQDQTQSEESNQEWNKHFIQTGLGGSDEFASVMNQTTQAMKAVFEQVESPYSGLDPKVLEAAINAVDLDNNQYALVDVVDSTADLVAANSIFVQHPDCIAHLHTPPLMASVAAESIIAALNQSMDSWDQASAATYVEQRVVDWMCDKYQLGAQADGVFTSGGTQSNLMGLLLARDWVADKHDGHSIQKLGLPEYASKLRILCSKKSHFTVQKSASLMGLGEAAVCCVDTNANGTIKADLLDAEVKALKAQGLIPFAVVGTAGTTDHGAIDDLEAIADIANQQDLWFHVDSAYGGALILSSHKARLKGIEKADSVSVDFHKLFFQTISCGAVLLKDKANFKYLLHHADYLNREHDELPNLVDKSIATTKRFDALKVFMTMQSVGPKQLGDMYDHLLEQTLQVADLIQKHDDFELLAEPSLSTVLFRSVPSNEQSANGVLDLDKLNQTLRLEALTRGVAVLGETVVDGKSALKFTILNPCLKTSDFKSLINKIQTLATELAEQQG, via the coding sequence CGTGGCCAACTATTTCTCGATTGCTTAGCCGGTGCAGGTACACTTTCTTTGGGTTACAACCACCCTGAAATTAACCAAGCACTTAAAGACCAACTTGACTCAGGTTTGCCATACCAGACTCTTGATATCACGACTCAAGCGAAAGAGACGTTTATCAAGCGAGTTAAAGCTTTTCTTCCTCAAGACTTTTCAGATAACTCGGTTCTTCAATTCTGTGGTCCATCAGGCGCTGATGCTGTAGAAGCGGCTATCAAGCTAGCGAAGCAAACCACAAGTCGTAACACCATGTTTGCTTTCCGTGGTGCTTACCATGGCATGACAAACGGCACCATGGGCATGATGGGCAACCTCGGCACTAAAGAGCGTCGTAGCGGCTTGATGTCTGATGTGCACTTTATGCCTTTCCCATACAACCTGCGCTGTCCGTTTGGTATTGGTGGTGAAGCAGGTGCTAACGCGAGCATTCGTTACATCGAACGTATGTTGAATGATGATGAATCCGGCATCATGAAACCAGCTGCGATGATCGTTGAGCCTGTACAAGGTGAGGGCGGTGTGATCCCTGCTCCAGCATCTTGGTTACAAGGTCTACGTCGTATCTGTGATGAACACGGCATCTTACTGATCTTTGATGAAATTCAGTGTGGTGTGGGTAAAACGGGTCATCGCTTTGCGTTTGAAGAGTCAGGTATTAATCCTGATATCTTATGTTTGTCTAAAGCGATTGGCGGCGGACTGCCGATGTCGTTGCTTGTATTCGATAAGAGTATCGATACTTGGAAAGCTGGTGAACACACCGGCACATTCCGTGGAAATCAGTTAGCAATGGTGTCTGGCGCTAAGGCGTTGGAAATCATCGAGCGAGATGGTTTAGTTGAGCACGCAAACATCGCAGGCCAATACTTACGTCATGGGCTTGAGAAGATTCAATCGCGTGTGAACTGTATTGCTGAAGTTCGTGGTAAAGGCCTGATGCTTGGCGCTGAGATCAAGCAACCAAACGGCGAACTCAACAAATTTGGCGAGCCGCAATCAGACGGCCAATTAACCCTAGCTATTCAACGAGCAGCATTAGAGCGCGGCTTGATGGTTGAAAAGGGTGGTCGTGATGGTTCGGTAATTCGTTTCCTTCCACCTATGATTATCTCTTTTGAGCAGATCGACTTTGCATTGCGCGTCATGGAAGAAGCGATCATCGCAGCGGGTGGTGGTTTACGACAAGACCAAACACAAAGCGAAGAATCAAATCAGGAATGGAACAAGCATTTCATCCAGACGGGTTTAGGCGGTAGCGACGAATTTGCTAGCGTGATGAACCAAACTACTCAAGCGATGAAAGCCGTTTTTGAACAGGTTGAAAGCCCTTATTCGGGTTTAGATCCAAAAGTGCTAGAAGCCGCCATCAATGCTGTCGATCTCGATAACAACCAATACGCTTTGGTTGATGTTGTAGATAGCACTGCAGACCTTGTCGCTGCAAACTCTATCTTTGTGCAACACCCAGACTGTATTGCACACCTTCACACTCCACCTCTTATGGCTTCGGTAGCCGCTGAATCGATTATCGCGGCGTTGAATCAATCGATGGATTCATGGGACCAAGCATCGGCTGCGACTTATGTTGAGCAGCGCGTCGTGGATTGGATGTGTGACAAATACCAACTTGGTGCACAAGCTGACGGTGTTTTCACCAGCGGCGGTACGCAAAGTAACTTAATGGGCTTGTTGCTAGCAAGAGACTGGGTTGCCGATAAGCACGACGGTCACTCGATTCAAAAGTTGGGGTTACCTGAGTACGCGAGCAAACTGCGTATCCTATGTTCAAAGAAATCTCACTTCACGGTTCAAAAATCCGCATCATTAATGGGGTTAGGCGAAGCTGCAGTGTGCTGTGTCGATACCAATGCAAACGGCACCATCAAAGCTGACTTGCTAGATGCAGAAGTGAAAGCACTTAAAGCACAAGGTCTGATTCCTTTTGCTGTGGTTGGCACGGCGGGCACAACCGATCATGGTGCGATTGATGACCTGGAAGCGATAGCTGATATCGCTAACCAACAAGATCTTTGGTTCCATGTCGACAGTGCTTATGGTGGCGCGCTTATCTTAAGTAGTCATAAAGCTCGTCTAAAAGGCATCGAAAAAGCGGACTCTGTCAGCGTTGATTTCCACAAGTTGTTCTTCCAAACAATCAGCTGTGGTGCGGTGCTGCTCAAAGACAAAGCGAACTTTAAGTACTTACTGCATCACGCAGATTACTTGAATCGTGAGCACGATGAGCTGCCGAATCTGGTCGATAAATCCATTGCTACCACCAAGCGTTTCGATGCACTGAAAGTTTTCATGACGATGCAAAGCGTTGGGCCAAAGCAATTGGGCGATATGTACGACCATCTCTTAGAGCAGACGCTTCAAGTTGCCGATCTGATTCAGAAGCATGACGATTTTGAGTTACTTGCTGAGCCGTCACTGTCTACTGTGCTGTTCCGCTCGGTACCTAGCAATGAGCAATCGGCAAACGGCGTTCTTGATTTAGACAAACTGAATCAGACGTTAAGACTGGAGGCGCTGACTCGTGGCGTTGCCGTTCTTGGCGAAACGGTCGTCGATGGTAAAAGCGCGCTGAAATTTACTATCTTGAACCCGTGCTTAAAAACATCAGATTTCAAATCTCTAATTAACAAAATTCAGACTCTAGCCACTGAGCTAGCAGAACAACAAGGGTAA
- a CDS encoding carboxynorspermidine synthase translates to MAILQIGAGGVGWVVAHKAAQNNEVLGDITIASRTIAKCEKIIESIKGKNNLKDLTKKLEARSVDADDVDALVALIKEVKPDLVINAGPPWVNMAIMEACYQSKVSYLDTSVAVDLCSEGQQVPQAYDWQWGYREKFAEAGITGILGAGFDPGVVSIFAAYAVKHLFDEIDSIDVMDVNAGDHGKKFATNFDPETNMLEIQGDSFYWENEEWKQVPCHSRMLEFEFPNCGSHKVYSMAHDEVRSMKEFIPAKRIEFWMGFGDAYLNYFNCMRDIGLLSPDPLTLHDGTVVQPLHVLKALLPDPTSLAPGYTGLTCIGTWVQGKKDGKERSVFIYNNADHEVAYEDVEHQAISYTTGVPAITAALQFFRGEWADKGVFNMEQLNPDPFLATMPEIGLDWHVQELEPTQGLPLIHTLK, encoded by the coding sequence ATGGCTATTCTACAAATTGGTGCAGGCGGCGTTGGTTGGGTTGTTGCACATAAAGCAGCACAAAATAACGAAGTACTGGGTGATATCACAATCGCTTCGCGCACAATCGCGAAATGTGAAAAAATCATCGAATCGATTAAAGGTAAAAACAACCTTAAAGATTTAACTAAGAAACTAGAAGCACGTTCAGTAGACGCTGACGATGTTGATGCGCTTGTTGCTTTGATTAAAGAAGTTAAGCCTGATCTAGTTATCAACGCTGGTCCTCCTTGGGTAAACATGGCGATCATGGAAGCGTGTTACCAATCTAAAGTATCTTACCTAGATACATCGGTAGCGGTTGACCTATGTTCTGAAGGTCAACAAGTACCACAAGCTTACGATTGGCAGTGGGGCTACCGTGAGAAGTTCGCTGAAGCGGGCATCACAGGTATTCTTGGTGCTGGTTTTGATCCAGGTGTGGTATCAATCTTTGCAGCGTACGCGGTTAAGCACTTGTTCGATGAGATTGACTCAATTGACGTGATGGACGTGAATGCTGGCGATCACGGCAAGAAGTTTGCGACAAACTTTGACCCAGAAACCAACATGCTTGAGATCCAAGGCGATTCTTTCTACTGGGAAAATGAAGAGTGGAAACAAGTACCTTGTCACTCTCGTATGCTTGAATTTGAATTCCCGAACTGTGGTTCTCACAAAGTTTACTCAATGGCGCATGATGAAGTTCGTTCAATGAAAGAGTTCATCCCAGCTAAGCGTATCGAATTCTGGATGGGCTTTGGTGATGCATACTTGAACTACTTCAACTGCATGCGTGATATCGGTCTTCTTAGCCCAGATCCGCTAACACTGCACGATGGTACTGTGGTTCAGCCTCTGCATGTTCTTAAAGCACTACTACCAGACCCAACATCTTTGGCTCCGGGTTACACGGGCTTAACGTGTATCGGTACTTGGGTTCAAGGTAAGAAAGACGGTAAAGAGCGCAGCGTATTCATCTACAATAACGCAGACCACGAAGTGGCTTACGAAGACGTAGAGCACCAAGCGATCTCTTACACAACAGGTGTTCCAGCGATTACGGCTGCACTTCAGTTCTTCCGTGGCGAATGGGCTGATAAAGGTGTGTTCAACATGGAACAGCTAAACCCAGACCCGTTTCTAGCAACGATGCCTGAGATCGGTCTAGATTGGCACGTTCAAGAGCTAGAGCCGACGCAAGGTCTGCCTCTGATCCATACTTTGAAGTAA
- the nspC gene encoding carboxynorspermidine decarboxylase translates to MQNNELKTPYFMINEDKLIANLEIAKQLKEISGVKLVLALKCFSTWGVFDIIKPYLDGTTSSGPYEVKLGHETFGGETHAYSVGYSEDDVREVADICDKMIFNSQSQFEAYRHIVEGKASLGLRLNPGVSYAGQDLANPARQFSRLGVQADHIKPEIFDEINGAMFHMNCENKDVDAFIGLLDSISEQFGDHLDKLDWVSMGGGVFFTWPGYDIEKLGLALKAFSEKHGVQMYLEPGEAIITKTTDLVVTVVDIVENVKKTAIVDSATEAHRLDTLIYNEPASVLEASENGSHDYVIGSCSCLAGDQFCEASFDEPLKIGQKLHLLDSAGYTMVKLNWFNGLKMPSIYCERSGGEVQKLNEFGYEDFKRSLSQWSVK, encoded by the coding sequence ATGCAAAACAACGAACTAAAAACCCCATACTTCATGATCAACGAAGACAAGTTGATTGCGAATTTAGAGATAGCTAAGCAGCTGAAAGAGATTTCAGGTGTGAAGTTGGTATTGGCACTGAAGTGTTTTTCGACATGGGGTGTGTTTGACATCATCAAACCTTACCTCGATGGCACGACAAGCTCTGGCCCATACGAAGTGAAACTTGGTCACGAAACCTTTGGTGGTGAGACGCATGCTTACAGTGTGGGTTACAGCGAAGATGACGTGAGAGAAGTTGCGGATATTTGCGACAAGATGATTTTCAACTCACAAAGCCAATTCGAAGCTTACCGCCATATTGTTGAAGGTAAAGCGTCGCTGGGTTTACGTCTAAATCCGGGCGTAAGTTACGCAGGACAAGACTTAGCAAATCCGGCGCGTCAATTCTCTCGTTTAGGTGTTCAGGCTGATCACATTAAGCCTGAGATCTTCGACGAGATTAATGGCGCGATGTTCCACATGAACTGCGAGAACAAAGACGTCGATGCATTTATCGGCCTGCTTGATTCAATCTCAGAGCAGTTTGGCGATCACCTAGATAAGTTGGATTGGGTGAGCATGGGCGGAGGTGTGTTCTTCACATGGCCGGGTTATGACATCGAGAAGTTGGGCCTTGCACTAAAAGCCTTTTCTGAAAAGCACGGCGTGCAGATGTACCTTGAACCGGGTGAAGCGATCATTACTAAAACGACGGATCTGGTCGTGACAGTAGTTGATATCGTAGAGAACGTGAAGAAAACGGCAATTGTCGACTCGGCAACCGAAGCGCATCGCCTTGATACGCTTATCTACAATGAACCGGCATCGGTATTGGAAGCTTCAGAAAATGGTAGCCATGACTATGTAATTGGTTCGTGTTCATGTCTTGCGGGCGATCAGTTCTGTGAAGCAAGCTTTGATGAGCCACTTAAGATTGGTCAAAAGCTGCACCTGCTAGACAGCGCGGGTTACACCATGGTGAAACTGAACTGGTTCAATGGCCTAAAAATGCCGTCAATCTACTGCGAGCGTAGCGGTGGCGAAGTTCAAAAGTTGAATGAGTTTGGCTATGAAGACTTTAAACGTTCATTGTCACAATGGTCGGTTAAGTAA
- a CDS encoding glycine cleavage system protein R, translating to MNSTFIVNFIGKASPATIKQLAAVTHENDGKWLISKVNFIEDQVAGVLKVQLPAINESIVKEAFSANTELIVQFVDSDHTHNAQDTIHHLRLDSNDRAGIVNEVTHVLDRQGISILDMDCHRVFIAGGGGVSSSLFTSKIAVKLPIEVLIDDVVNELETLSEDTRVMIES from the coding sequence ATGAACAGTACATTTATCGTAAACTTTATTGGAAAGGCATCACCAGCAACAATCAAACAACTTGCTGCGGTTACTCACGAAAACGACGGGAAATGGCTCATCAGTAAAGTGAACTTTATTGAAGACCAAGTCGCAGGCGTACTCAAGGTTCAACTTCCAGCCATCAACGAATCAATTGTCAAAGAAGCTTTCAGCGCCAATACTGAGTTGATCGTGCAGTTTGTTGATTCAGACCATACTCATAACGCACAAGATACAATACATCACCTACGACTCGACTCGAACGACCGAGCAGGTATCGTCAACGAAGTAACACATGTATTGGATAGACAAGGGATCAGCATTCTCGATATGGATTGCCACCGAGTCTTCATCGCTGGCGGCGGTGGTGTTAGCTCAAGTTTGTTCACTTCCAAGATCGCCGTTAAGCTACCAATAGAAGTTTTGATTGATGACGTAGTGAATGAACTCGAAACACTCAGTGAAGATACTCGAGTGATGATTGAGAGCTAA
- a CDS encoding IS4 family transposase: MLSHWLIDVDDFANPESLSLFQKDLPLDWINQALSETNKASMRRRKLPAELVVWLVVGIGLYRDRPITDVLDKLDLKLSNSLGESIAPSAIPQARKRLTAKPLESLFSITAKHWTQSEDAGDKWNGLSLFSIDGTQFRTHDNPSLAEHYQYVYYRKDRHTEYPIVRMCALTSLRSRLIHDVAFGESSKGEISYAKDLISSAVPNSLTIFDRCYLSAELMLNWQREHGTSHWMTPIKSNVKYETIEQLDDDGRDLIVEMKVSPQARKQDPSLPETWKARLALYPDDGEQQPNHIQGLLTSLTDRKYSLKSLLDVYFERWEIEKSYGEIKHDMLEDEILLRSQSVEGVKQEVWGILIAYNLIRLEISRIAKEAEVSPLRISFTMALRDIQDELMWCAIASPGSIPKKLRAMRERVKRYILPEKQKRPKGRTVRFSKTRYTVRSKHLK; the protein is encoded by the coding sequence ATGCTGTCACACTGGTTAATCGATGTTGACGATTTTGCTAATCCAGAATCTCTTTCTTTGTTCCAAAAAGACCTTCCGCTAGATTGGATAAACCAAGCTTTATCTGAAACGAACAAAGCGAGTATGCGTCGTAGAAAGTTACCTGCCGAACTTGTTGTATGGTTAGTCGTTGGTATTGGTCTCTATCGAGATAGACCGATTACCGATGTACTCGATAAACTCGACCTCAAATTGTCTAACTCATTGGGTGAGTCTATTGCACCTAGTGCGATTCCCCAGGCGAGAAAGCGCCTCACCGCTAAACCTTTAGAGTCATTATTCTCAATCACAGCAAAGCACTGGACACAGTCGGAAGATGCGGGTGATAAATGGAATGGTTTGAGCCTATTTTCAATTGATGGCACACAGTTTAGAACGCACGATAACCCAAGCTTAGCTGAGCATTATCAATATGTTTACTACCGAAAAGACAGGCACACTGAATATCCAATCGTTCGAATGTGCGCACTCACATCCCTACGGAGTCGACTTATTCATGATGTGGCTTTTGGGGAAAGTTCTAAAGGTGAAATTAGCTATGCAAAAGATTTAATTTCATCAGCTGTCCCGAATTCATTGACCATTTTTGACCGTTGCTACCTGAGCGCAGAGCTTATGCTTAACTGGCAACGAGAGCATGGGACAAGTCACTGGATGACGCCCATAAAGTCGAATGTGAAGTATGAAACCATCGAGCAACTCGATGATGATGGGCGAGATCTGATTGTAGAGATGAAAGTCTCTCCACAAGCTAGAAAGCAAGACCCGAGCCTCCCGGAAACGTGGAAAGCGAGGCTGGCTCTATACCCCGATGATGGTGAACAACAACCCAATCATATACAAGGGCTGCTGACTTCTCTAACAGATAGAAAATACAGTTTAAAATCATTATTAGACGTGTACTTCGAAAGGTGGGAAATCGAGAAGAGTTATGGCGAGATTAAGCATGACATGCTTGAAGATGAAATTCTGCTCCGCAGTCAATCTGTAGAGGGTGTAAAGCAAGAGGTATGGGGTATCCTTATCGCGTATAACTTAATCCGTCTGGAGATTAGCCGAATAGCAAAAGAGGCAGAAGTCTCACCACTTAGGATAAGCTTTACGATGGCACTTCGAGATATTCAAGATGAGCTAATGTGGTGTGCTATCGCTTCTCCAGGTTCTATTCCCAAAAAGCTGCGAGCTATGAGAGAGCGAGTGAAACGTTATATTTTGCCCGAAAAACAAAAACGGCCCAAAGGTAGGACCGTTCGTTTTAGTAAGACTCGCTACACTGTGCGATCTAAACACCTTAAATGA
- a CDS encoding DUF3943 domain-containing protein, which produces MAKSPLLAKVTAAFSMLMSVNSVASQYDFDQPINLSYSDECAQDYCFNDNLYTYKPSTNYALSEPSDEYDFSIQQPKHLLVSQEKDWDYLMGQTYTILGLSVATVGLMTLLPESITKWDDDQRDISSLGKKWKDNVSDGPVWDRDEHFLNYVMHPYFGGVYYTAARHAGYDEFESFLYSWTMSTFFWEYGVEAFAEVPSWQDLFITPFFGAVVGEMMLEAEQDIVASGGEVMGSQTMGDVSLFFLNPVGHIHYWVSDAWGGDAEVNLNTNPWWDNQDAARFAYDAGAPYDSQFVGMNFKVTF; this is translated from the coding sequence GTGGCCAAATCACCGTTACTAGCAAAGGTTACTGCTGCATTTTCAATGCTAATGTCAGTTAACTCGGTTGCAAGCCAATACGACTTCGACCAACCAATCAACCTTTCTTACTCGGATGAATGTGCTCAAGATTACTGTTTTAATGACAACTTGTACACCTACAAGCCTAGTACCAATTACGCACTGAGCGAACCAAGTGACGAGTACGACTTCTCAATCCAACAACCAAAACATTTGTTGGTGAGCCAGGAGAAAGATTGGGATTACCTAATGGGTCAAACCTACACTATTCTTGGCTTAAGTGTCGCGACAGTAGGTCTAATGACTCTTCTCCCTGAAAGTATCACTAAGTGGGATGATGACCAACGTGATATCAGTTCGTTAGGTAAAAAGTGGAAAGATAACGTTTCTGATGGCCCAGTATGGGACCGTGATGAGCACTTCTTAAATTACGTGATGCACCCGTATTTCGGTGGGGTTTACTACACCGCGGCTCGCCACGCGGGTTACGATGAATTTGAGTCTTTCCTATACTCTTGGACCATGTCGACATTTTTCTGGGAATACGGCGTAGAAGCATTCGCGGAAGTACCTTCCTGGCAAGATCTCTTCATCACGCCATTCTTCGGTGCCGTTGTCGGTGAAATGATGCTAGAAGCAGAACAAGACATCGTTGCTTCAGGTGGCGAAGTGATGGGCTCTCAAACCATGGGGGATGTGTCTCTATTCTTCCTAAACCCTGTTGGCCATATCCATTACTGGGTAAGTGATGCATGGGGCGGTGACGCAGAAGTGAACCTGAATACTAACCCTTGGTGGGATAACCAAGACGCAGCGCGATTTGCCTACGACGCAGGCGCACCATACGATTCTCAATTTGTTGGTATGAACTTTAAAGTCACGTTCTAA